From a single Chloracidobacterium thermophilum B genomic region:
- a CDS encoding MFS transporter, with protein MRNIHDTTNFRALDPELMQDLLRAQEQDTPAPGSWQVLRHRALAWLLGAALLSNVGTWMQNTAQAWFIYETTRSAWYLGLNAFLMLSPLFLLTFPGGMVVDRFERRRVFLLASLLQILCTAWGTLLFVTGQPKVWWLLALSFGTGIGQAFANVAYVSLLPRLVPTREVPQATALNSLQLSVARMVGPLAAGGVLLMLGPAACYAANCLSFVLLLVVAGRVPEHPPEALAMDAFARITRPLRPLAELSLWQALAQEARQVRHYLKRRPGLVEVYVLCFVATFFGGCVPVLLPSHVREAWNGPAWLYTVLLGLYGLGTVLGSLYIAQRPKPVGGGRRALFLTGATGTALCIFALMPSPHTGALAIVATGGTLIALLSQLTALVQFGLVDEVRGRVMSLFLVTFQGGYALGGLAAGAIASRLSTTITILACGAAVGVAALGGWWLDSHLGKT; from the coding sequence ATGCGCAACATCCACGACACCACCAACTTTCGGGCGCTCGACCCGGAGCTGATGCAGGACCTGCTGCGGGCGCAGGAGCAGGACACACCCGCACCGGGAAGCTGGCAGGTGTTGCGGCATCGCGCACTGGCGTGGCTGCTGGGAGCGGCCCTGCTGTCGAATGTCGGGACCTGGATGCAGAACACCGCCCAGGCGTGGTTCATCTATGAAACCACGCGCAGCGCCTGGTATCTGGGGCTGAATGCCTTTCTGATGTTGTCGCCGCTGTTTTTGCTGACCTTTCCCGGCGGCATGGTGGTGGATCGGTTCGAGCGGCGGCGGGTTTTTCTGCTGGCTTCCCTGTTGCAAATCCTCTGCACGGCCTGGGGGACGCTGCTGTTTGTGACCGGACAGCCAAAGGTCTGGTGGTTGCTGGCACTGTCGTTTGGAACCGGCATTGGGCAGGCCTTTGCCAATGTGGCCTATGTCTCCCTGCTGCCACGGCTGGTGCCCACCCGCGAAGTTCCCCAGGCGACGGCACTTAACTCGCTCCAGCTCAGTGTGGCGCGCATGGTTGGCCCGCTGGCGGCAGGCGGAGTTCTGCTGATGTTGGGGCCGGCCGCCTGCTACGCCGCCAACTGTCTGTCCTTTGTGCTGCTACTGGTAGTGGCCGGGCGTGTGCCGGAGCACCCGCCAGAAGCCCTGGCGATGGATGCCTTTGCCAGGATTACCCGTCCGCTGCGGCCGCTGGCCGAACTCAGCCTGTGGCAGGCGCTGGCCCAGGAAGCCCGGCAGGTGCGCCACTATCTGAAGCGGCGTCCGGGGCTCGTCGAAGTCTATGTCCTGTGCTTTGTGGCCACGTTCTTCGGAGGTTGTGTGCCGGTGCTGCTGCCCAGTCACGTACGGGAAGCCTGGAATGGCCCGGCGTGGCTCTACACCGTGCTGCTTGGGCTTTACGGACTGGGAACAGTGCTTGGCTCGCTCTACATTGCACAGCGTCCGAAACCGGTCGGCGGCGGACGGCGGGCACTCTTTCTGACGGGTGCGACGGGCACCGCACTGTGCATCTTTGCCCTGATGCCCTCGCCACACACCGGGGCGCTGGCCATCGTGGCTACTGGCGGAACGCTGATTGCCCTGCTGAGCCAACTGACGGCGCTCGTCCAGTTTGGTCTGGTGGACGAAGTGCGCGGGCGTGTGATGAGCCTCTTTCTGGTGACGTTCCAAGGAGGATACGCCTTGGGAGGACTGGCAGCGGGTGCCATCGCCAGCCGCCTTTCCACAACGATAACCATCCTGGCGTGTGGGGCCGCAGTGGGCGTCGCGGCGCTGGGCGGCTGGTGGCTGGATTCGCATCTCGGCAAAACCTAG
- a CDS encoding polysaccharide biosynthesis/export family protein, translating to MLNRRHMLYLALWLLALPGLAGFSFAQETAPNPPSFPPVMPSPAVRATQVYTAPTGDYVIGPGDVVDIKVFKQPDLTGRFRVGDSGSVELLFIGKQQLAGLTESEAADLLRQELRKYLRQPEVSVTVTEFNSRLVTVIGAVRTPGRQPLRRAMRLLDVIALAGGLAEDSSRFVNVIRYVSKPAEEAQPALGAAPTPEPDEDVPPDVEILSINIDDIIAGNAKNNLLLQPGDIISVPRADVVYLAGNVRKPGPITARNPITVTQAIAMASGLAEGAKRNDIRLYRTVPGKLEREEIKISLAAIQSGKQKDLVLQANDVLYVPHSELRSAGTTVMRSLPTLVTSALIPLLTTAIIR from the coding sequence ATGTTGAACCGACGACACATGCTTTACCTTGCGTTATGGTTGTTGGCGTTGCCGGGGCTGGCCGGCTTCAGTTTTGCCCAGGAGACAGCGCCGAATCCACCTTCATTTCCGCCGGTGATGCCCAGCCCGGCCGTGCGGGCCACCCAGGTCTATACAGCGCCAACTGGGGACTACGTGATTGGGCCGGGGGATGTCGTGGACATCAAGGTGTTCAAGCAGCCCGATCTGACGGGGCGCTTCCGGGTGGGCGACAGCGGCAGCGTCGAGCTGCTGTTCATTGGCAAACAGCAGTTGGCCGGGCTGACCGAGAGCGAAGCCGCCGATTTGCTGCGGCAGGAGTTGCGGAAGTATCTCCGGCAGCCGGAAGTCAGTGTTACGGTGACGGAATTCAACTCGCGGCTCGTGACCGTGATTGGCGCCGTCCGCACGCCGGGACGGCAGCCGCTGCGGCGCGCCATGCGCCTGCTCGATGTCATTGCCTTGGCAGGGGGGCTTGCCGAAGACTCCAGCCGCTTTGTCAATGTCATCCGCTACGTGTCAAAACCGGCGGAAGAAGCCCAGCCGGCACTGGGAGCCGCACCGACACCGGAGCCAGATGAGGATGTGCCACCGGATGTCGAAATTCTTTCCATCAACATTGATGACATCATCGCCGGCAATGCCAAAAACAACCTTCTGTTACAGCCGGGGGACATCATTTCCGTACCACGAGCCGATGTCGTCTATCTGGCCGGGAATGTGCGCAAGCCCGGTCCCATTACGGCACGCAACCCGATTACTGTCACGCAGGCGATTGCTATGGCCAGCGGGCTGGCCGAGGGAGCCAAACGCAATGACATTCGCCTCTACCGGACGGTTCCCGGCAAGCTGGAGCGTGAAGAAATCAAGATCAGCCTCGCCGCGATTCAGTCCGGGAAACAGAAAGACCTGGTGTTGCAGGCTAACGACGTGCTTTACGTGCCCCATTCCGAACTGCGGTCGGCTGGAACAACCGTGATGCGCAGCCTGCCTACACTTGTCACTTCAGCACTCATTCCCCTTCTGACGACCGCCATCATCCGGTAA
- the mog gene encoding molybdopterin adenylyltransferase: MTLSTITIGILTISDRASQGVYQDESGPAILAVLREYIANDWTPLMRLVPDEQPLIEAELRRLTDEDGCCLVVTTGGTGPAPRDVTPEATAAVCDKMLPGFGELMRAVSLQYVPTAILSRQTAGIRGRSLIVNLPGKPKSIRECLAAVFPAIPYCIDLIGGPYITGNPEHVTVFRPKT, from the coding sequence ATGACACTCTCAACCATCACCATCGGCATTCTGACCATTTCTGACCGCGCCAGTCAGGGGGTGTATCAGGATGAATCCGGCCCGGCCATTCTGGCCGTGCTGCGCGAGTACATCGCCAACGACTGGACGCCCCTCATGCGCCTTGTGCCCGATGAACAGCCGCTTATCGAGGCCGAACTCCGGCGGCTCACAGACGAAGACGGCTGCTGCCTGGTCGTCACCACCGGCGGCACGGGTCCCGCCCCGCGCGATGTGACGCCGGAAGCCACGGCAGCCGTCTGCGACAAAATGCTGCCCGGCTTCGGCGAACTCATGCGCGCCGTGTCACTTCAGTACGTCCCGACGGCAATTCTTTCGCGGCAGACGGCCGGCATCCGGGGGCGCAGTCTCATCGTCAACCTGCCCGGCAAGCCCAAATCCATCCGGGAGTGCCTGGCTGCTGTGTTTCCGGCGATTCCCTACTGCATTGATCTCATCGGTGGACCTTACATCACGGGCAACCCTGAGCACGTTACCGTGTTTCGTCCGAAGACGTGA